A portion of the Lolium rigidum isolate FL_2022 chromosome 1, APGP_CSIRO_Lrig_0.1, whole genome shotgun sequence genome contains these proteins:
- the LOC124684506 gene encoding squamosa promoter-binding-like protein 10, with amino-acid sequence MLSGRMNSAASDDYQFAAMQQQQPPQPYLGFDHAAMVSTNGGGGQRGHQGTMMYDNFDFAAAAAAFGQFQQEAAPHHHQMLALPPPNGAGGGLMAPPPMPHGMQLQMPPMPMAMHGGDLYPALGMVKREGGGGGADAGRIGLNLGRRTYFSPGDMMAVDRMLMRSRLGGVFGLGFGGAHHQPPRCQAEGCKADLSGAKHYHRRHKVCEYHAKASLVAAGGKQQRFCQQCSRFHVLTEFDEAKRSCRKRLAEHNRRRRKPAASSNTAGSKDSAPPSKKPNAGGAMSGSYTADNNTDLSAAKSTISSNTSAISCLQQDQNKVARPTALTLGAPPPGKDDYQLNAMHLQAQADHHHRHQEQQHFITSLLHSSNTNHNILSCSSVCSSGLPSAAAANGEDSDQNNNDGGGSNNNGNNMHLFEVDFM; translated from the exons ATGCTGAGCGGCAGGATGAACTCGGCGGCCAGCGACGACTACCAGTTCGCGGCAATGCAGCAGCAGCAACCCCCGCAACCCTACCTCGGGTTCGACCACGCCGCCATGGTGTCCACCAACGGGGGAGGCGGCCAGCGCGGCCACCAGGGCACGATGATGTACGACAACTTCGActtcgcggcggcggccgccgccttcGGCCAGTTCCAGCAGGAGGCGGCGCCGCACCACCACCAGATGCTGGCCCTGCCCCCGCCcaacggcgccggcggcgggctgATGGCGCCGCCGCCCATGCCCCACGGCATGCAGCTCCAGATGCCGCCCATGCCCATGGCCATGCACGGCGGCGACCTGTACCCCGCGCTCGGCATGGTGAagcgcgagggcggcggcggcggagcggacgCGGGAAGGATCGGGCTCAACCTGGGCCGCCGCACCTACTTCTCCCCCGGGGACATGATGGCCGTGGACCGGATGCTGATGCGGTCCCGCCTCGGCGGCGTGTTCGGGCTCGGGTTCGGCGGCGCGCACCACCAGCCGCCGCGGTGCCAGGCGGAGGGGTGCAAGGCCGACCTCTCGGGCGCCAAGCACTACCACCGCCGCCACAAGGTGTGCGAGTACCACGCCAAGGCGtccctcgtcgccgccggcggcaAGCAGCAGCGCTTCTGCCAGCAGTGCAGCAG GTTTCACGTGCTCACCGAGTTCGACGAGGCCAAGAGGAGCTGCCGGAAGCGGCTAGCGGAGCACAACCGTCGCCGGAGGAAGCCCGCGGCCAGCAGCAACACGGCGGGGTCCAAGGACTCGGCGCCACCTTCCAAGAAACCCAACGCCGGCGGCGCCATGTCCGGCTCCTACACCGCCGACAACAACA CAGATTTGAGCGCGGCCAAGTCGACCATCTCGTCGAACACGAGCGCGATCAGCTGCCTGCAGCAGGACCAGAACAAGGTGGCGAGGCCGACTGCGCTCACcctcggcgcgccgccgccggggaaggACGACTACCAGCTCAACGCGATGCATCTCCAAGCCcaagccgaccaccaccaccgtcaccaggaGCAACAGCACTTCATCACCTCCCTCCTCCACAGCAGCAACACCAACCACAACATCCTGTCGTGTTCATCGGTGTGCTCCAGCGGGTTGCCATCGGCGGCGGCAGCCAACGGCGAGGACTCCGACCAGAACAACAACGATGGCGGCGGCAGCAACAACAACGGCAATAACATGCATCTCTTCGAGGTGGACTTCATGTAG